Proteins from a genomic interval of Micropterus dolomieu isolate WLL.071019.BEF.003 ecotype Adirondacks linkage group LG16, ASM2129224v1, whole genome shotgun sequence:
- the apaf1 gene encoding apoptotic protease-activating factor 1 isoform X1 yields MALQERARSCLLRFRHRLEQDIKSSYLMDHMISDGVLTVDEEERINNKPTKKDQAVALLDLLLRKDNRAYISFYNALVKETYNDLASLLHDDLPQTSPDAHKSSYVSFTPCGEEGQSWVFSPVERMEVETVLSEGGVPQRPVVFVNRPELVNRVREKLYRLQKDPGWITVFGMAGSGKSVLAAEAVRDRDLIKECFPGGIHWLSIGQLDKPDLLVKIQSLCYRLEQSLDSQSLHRTPNSLDEAKERLRFLMLRRYPRALLILDDIWDSTVLKAFDIHCRILLTTRNRSLADSVSGAKHEVEVESGLDEKKGLEILALYTNTKLQGLPEEARSIVRECKGSPLVVSLIGALLKEKPNRWRYYLGQLQQKQFKRIRKSSSYDYDALDQAMAASIEVLPDEHRELYKDFTVLEKDIKVPAKVLSVLWDLEPEDVEDILGEFVNKSLLFMDSHNKPNLYYLHDLQLDFLVEQNRTQLESLHAKVVHQYQQHYRDGPPTSGDEECLYWIRFLTYHMAKANLSQELYSLMFSLDWVSIKSKIMGPAHLINDYVEFGPILDKENSEVRSQFQEFLSLNGHQLEQRPFPDVVQLALSQPHTSEVYRQALLQAQDRTSKGKLYFDWLNKSSVESLSRLVIHPHQGSIYSACFSHDGAKIATSGASKTVKVFKSTSGENLAEIQAHDDEVLCCAFSPNDHLLATCSSDRKVKVWNLERALLLRVFDEHEEQVNYCQFTNTARRLLLATCSNDKCLNAKLWNLNKPSSQNTLFGHFEPVNHCCFSPDDTYVSTSSNDGTVKLFQVSSANEWKTINVRDMFTESDEEVPVKCSTWTADGKRIICAARNAVLVFDVETSDMLLEIRTNRLSTVQYCHACATSNLLAIAFSNYAVELWDLEANKKMADCSGHLSWVQRVQFSPDGSQLLSCSYDQTVRLWETKKVHTTSAVCLKRDSDVLFNNEEIIVSAADNRNRLQVRDGRTGSVLFQSEEKSSRIRCTCMCRQLSAVVLGQEDGTVKAAGLTASQVLRTVSCRIRRLLTSFRGLVLAVGLCTGSVQVLEVPSGKLLASLLGHTKTVLHCQFSQNGQTLITSSEDTTIRVWRWQSGECKVLQGHKEQVRCFSLLSSSPADTRLLSWSFDGTVKMWDIESGEKLQDIEAHRETILSCHVSPDGCLFATTSADKTAKLWHCESWQCIRTLSGHQDCVRSCRFSWDGRRLATGDDNGEIRLWSVKDGSLLKICSREGKDGMDSLHGGWVTDLHFSPDNSLLVSTGGYIKWWDVEKGEALQTFYPRGTALKRIHVSSDFSTFVTIDSIGILYILQKVV; encoded by the exons CCCACCAAGAAGGATCAGGCTGTGGCCCTGCTGGATCTGCTGCTGAGGAAGGACAACCGTGCCTACATCTCCTTTTACAACGCCCTGGTCAAGGAGACATACAATGATTTGGCCAGTCTGCTTCATGATGACCTACCGCAGACGTCACCTGATGCACATAAGAGTTCCTATGTTAGCTTCACACCCTGTGGTGAGGAAGGGCAGTCGTGGGTGTTTTCACCAGTGGAGAGAATGGAAG TCGAGACAGTGCTCAGTGAAGGTGGGGTACCACAGAGGCCCGTTGTGTTTGTCAACAGACCAGAGCTTGTGAACCGTGTCAGGGAGAAACTCTACCGGCTGCAGAAGGACCCTGGCTGGATCACTGTCTTTGGAATGGCTGGCTCGGGCAAATCCGTCCTGGCTGCTGAGGCTGTCCGAGACCGTGACCTCATTAAAG AGTGCTTCCCCGGAGGCATTCACTGGCTGTCCATCGGCCAGCTGGACAAACCAGACTTGCTGGTGAAGATCCAGTCATTGTGTTATCGTCTGGAGCAGAGCCTGGATTCCCAGTCCCTCCACCGCACGCCCAACTCTCTGGATGAGGCCAAGGAGCGCCTGCGCTTCCTCATGCTGCGCAGATATCCGAG AGCGTTGCTGATTCTAGATGATATCTGGGACAGTACAGTGCTGAAGGCGTTCGATATCCACTGTCGGATTCTTTTGACCACCAGAAATAGAAGCCTCGCTGATTCTGTTAGTG gtgcTAAACATGAGGTGGAAGTGGAGAGTGGTCTGGATGAAAAAAAGGGGCTGGAGATCCTCGCTCTGTACACTAACACTAAACTCCAGGGACTTCCTGAGGAGGCTCGCAGCATTGTCAGAGAATGCAAAG GTTCCCCTCTGGTTGTCTCCCTGATCGGGGCTCTACTCAAAGAGAAACCTAACCGTTGGCGTTACTACCTCGGCCAGCTGCAGCAGAAGCAGTTCAAGCGTATAAGGAAGTCATCGTCTTATGACTACGACGCCCTCGACCAAGCCATGGCGGCCAGCATTGAAGTCCTACCTGATGAACATCGAGAGCTCTACAAGGACTTTACTGTGCTGGAGAAGGACATCAAAGTCCCTGCAAAG GTGCTGTCTGTTCTTTGGGACTTGGAGCCGGAGGATGTGGAGGACATTCTTGGGGAGTTTGTCAACAAGTCTCTGCTTTTTATGGACAGTCACAATAAACCCAACCTGTACTACCTCCATGACCTCCAGCTTGACTTCCTGGTGGAGCAGAATCGCACTCAGCTTGAG agccTCCACGCTAAGGTGGTTCATCAGTACCAGCAGCACTACAGAGATGGTCCCCCCACCTCTGGAGATGAGGAATGTCTCTACTGGATCAGATTCCTCACCTACCACATGGCCAAAGCCAACCTCTcccag gAGCTCTACTCCCTCATGTTTTCTCTGGACTGGGTCAGCATCAAGTCCAAGATAATGGGACCAGCTCACCTCATCAATGACTATGTGGAGTTTGGACCCATTCTGGACAAAGAG AACAGTGAAGTGCGTAGTCAATTCCAAGAGTTTCTGTCTCTGAACGGCCACCAGCTGGAGCAGCGTCCTTTCCCTGACGTGGTGCAGCTTGCTCTGTCTCAGCCACATACCTCCGAGGTGTACAGACAGGCTCTGCTACAGGCGCAGGACCGGACCAGCAAAGGGAAACTCTACTTCGACTGGCT GAATAAGAGCAGTGTAGAGAGTCTGTCCCGTCTGGTGATCCACCCCCACCAGGGCTCCATCTACTCCGCCTGCTTCTCCCATGATGGAGCCAAGATCGCCACCAGTGGAGCTAGCAAGACAGTCAAG GTGTTTAAAAGCACCTCAGGTGAGAATCTCGCAGAGATCCAGGCCCATGATGATGAGGTGCTCTGCTGTGCCTTCTCCCCCAATGACCATCTCCTAGCAACCTGCTCCAGTGACAGGAAAGTCAAG GTGTGGAACCTGGAGCGAGCCCTGCTGTTAAGGGTCTTTGACGAGCATGAGGAGCAGGTCAACTACTGTCAGTTTACCAACACAGCACGACGCCTCCTGCTGGCCACCTGCTCCAACGACAAATGCTTAAATGCCAAG TTGTGGAACCTCAACAAGCCATCCTCCCAGAACACCTTGTTTGGCCACTTCGAGCCAGTCAACCACTGCTGTTTCTCCCCTGATGACACCTATGTGTCCACTTCCTCTAATGACGGTACCGTTAAG CTGTTTCAGGTGTCGTCTGCCAATGAGTGGAAGACAATCAATGTGAGGGACATGTTTACAGAGAGCGATGAAGAGGTCCCTGTCAAGTGCAGCACCTGGACTGCTGACGGCAAACGCATCATATGTGCAGCCAGGAACGCTGTTCTG GTGTTTGACGTGGAGACATCGGACATGTTGTTGGAGATCAGAACAAATCGTCTGAGCACGGTGCAGTACTGTCACGCATGTGCTACCAGTAACCTGCTGGCTATCGCGTTCTCCAACTATGCTGTGGAG CTGTGGGACTTGGAGGCCAATAAGAAGATGGCTGACTGCAGTGGTCACCTGAGTTGGGTTCAGCGTGTCCAATTCTCTCCTGACGGCTCACAGCTGCTCTCCTGCTCTTACGACCAGACTGTCAGG TTATGGGAGACTAAGAAGGTGCACACCACCTCAGCTGTCTGCCTGAAAAGAGACTCTGACGTTCTCTTCAATAATGAAGAAATAATAGTGTCAGCTGCAGACAACCGCAACAGACTGCAG gtgcgTGATGGCAGGACAGGATCAGTGCTGTTCCAGTCGGAGGAGAAGTCGTCCAGGATCCGGTGTACGTGTATGTGCAGGCAGCTTTCTGCTGTGGTCCTGGGCCAGGAAGATGGGACTGTAAAG GCAGCAGGGCTGACAGCTAGTCAGGTACTGAGGACTGTTAGCTGCAGGATCCGACGACTGTTGACATCCTTCAGGGGGTTGGTGCTGGCTGTAGGGCTATGTACAGGCAGTGTACAG GTGTTGGAAGTCCCCTCTGGGAAGCTCCTAGCCTCTCTGCTGGGACACACCAAGACGGTGCTGCACTGCCAGTTCAGCCAGAACGGCCAAACACTTATCACGTCCTCCGAGGACACCACCATAAGG GTGTGGAGGTGGCAGTCTGGGGAGTGTAAAGTACTGCAGGGTCACAAGGAACAGGTCAGatgcttctctctgctctccagCTCACCGGCCGACACAAGACTGCTGTCCTGGTCCTTCGACGGCACTGTCAAG ATGTGGGACATAGAAAGTGGAGAGAAGCTGCAGGACATCGAAGCTCATCGGGAAACCATTCTATCCTGTCATGTCTCGCCAGATGGATGCCTCTTCGCCACCACCTCTGCTGACAAGACTGCTAAG TTGTGGCACTGCGAGTCCTGGCAGTGTATCCGCACACTGAGCGGCCACCAAGACTGTGTCCGAAGCTGCCGATTCTCCTGGGACGGCCGACGCCTCGCAACAGGAGATGACAATGGAGAGATTCGG CTCTGGAGCGTCAAGGATGGCTCTTTGCTGAAGATTTGTTCCCGGGAAGGTAAAGACGGTATGGACTCGCTGCACGGAGGCTGGGTGACCGACCTGCACTTCTCCCCCGACAACTCTCTTCTGGTCTCAACTGGCGGTTACATCAAG
- the apaf1 gene encoding apoptotic protease-activating factor 1 isoform X3, with protein sequence MALQERARSCLLRFRHRLEQDIKSSYLMDHMISDGVLTVDEEERINNKPTKKDQAVALLDLLLRKDNRAYISFYNALVKETYNDLASLLHDDLPQTSPDAHKSSYVSFTPCGEEGQSWVFSPVERMEVETVLSEGGVPQRPVVFVNRPELVNRVREKLYRLQKDPGWITVFGMAGSGKSVLAAEAVRDRDLIKECFPGGIHWLSIGQLDKPDLLVKIQSLCYRLEQSLDSQSLHRTPNSLDEAKERLRFLMLRRYPRALLILDDIWDSTVLKAFDIHCRILLTTRNRSLADSVSGAKHEVEVESGLDEKKGLEILALYTNTKLQGLPEEARSIVRECKGSPLVVSLIGALLKEKPNRWRYYLGQLQQKQFKRIRKSSSYDYDALDQAMAASIEVLPDEHRELYKDFTVLEKDIKVPAKVLSVLWDLEPEDVEDILGEFVNKSLLFMDSHNKPNLYYLHDLQLDFLVEQNRTQLESLHAKVVHQYQQHYRDGPPTSGDEECLYWIRFLTYHMAKANLSQELYSLMFSLDWVSIKSKIMGPAHLINDYVEFGPILDKENSEVRSQFQEFLSLNGHQLEQRPFPDVVQLALSQPHTSEVYRQALLQAQDRTSKGKLYFDWLNKSSVESLSRLVIHPHQGSIYSACFSHDGAKIATSGASKTVKVFKSTSGENLAEIQAHDDEVLCCAFSPNDHLLATCSSDRKVKVWNLERALLLRVFDEHEEQVNYCQFTNTARRLLLATCSNDKCLNAKLWNLNKPSSQNTLFGHFEPVNHCCFSPDDTYVSTSSNDGTVKLFQVSSANEWKTINVRDMFTESDEEVPVKCSTWTADGKRIICAARNAVLVFDVETSDMLLEIRTNRLSTVQYCHACATSNLLAIAFSNYAVELWDLEANKKMADCSGHLSWVQRVQFSPDGSQLLSCSYDQTVRLWETKKVHTTSAVCLKRDSDVLFNNEEIIVSAADNRNRLQVRDGRTGSVLFQSEEKSSRIRCTCMCRQLSAVVLGQEDGTVKVLEVPSGKLLASLLGHTKTVLHCQFSQNGQTLITSSEDTTIRVWRWQSGECKVLQGHKEQVRCFSLLSSSPADTRLLSWSFDGTVKMWDIESGEKLQDIEAHRETILSCHVSPDGCLFATTSADKTAKLWHCESWQCIRTLSGHQDCVRSCRFSWDGRRLATGDDNGEIRLWSVKDGSLLKICSREGKDGMDSLHGGWVTDLHFSPDNSLLVSTGGYIKWWDVEKGEALQTFYPRGTALKRIHVSSDFSTFVTIDSIGILYILQKVV encoded by the exons CCCACCAAGAAGGATCAGGCTGTGGCCCTGCTGGATCTGCTGCTGAGGAAGGACAACCGTGCCTACATCTCCTTTTACAACGCCCTGGTCAAGGAGACATACAATGATTTGGCCAGTCTGCTTCATGATGACCTACCGCAGACGTCACCTGATGCACATAAGAGTTCCTATGTTAGCTTCACACCCTGTGGTGAGGAAGGGCAGTCGTGGGTGTTTTCACCAGTGGAGAGAATGGAAG TCGAGACAGTGCTCAGTGAAGGTGGGGTACCACAGAGGCCCGTTGTGTTTGTCAACAGACCAGAGCTTGTGAACCGTGTCAGGGAGAAACTCTACCGGCTGCAGAAGGACCCTGGCTGGATCACTGTCTTTGGAATGGCTGGCTCGGGCAAATCCGTCCTGGCTGCTGAGGCTGTCCGAGACCGTGACCTCATTAAAG AGTGCTTCCCCGGAGGCATTCACTGGCTGTCCATCGGCCAGCTGGACAAACCAGACTTGCTGGTGAAGATCCAGTCATTGTGTTATCGTCTGGAGCAGAGCCTGGATTCCCAGTCCCTCCACCGCACGCCCAACTCTCTGGATGAGGCCAAGGAGCGCCTGCGCTTCCTCATGCTGCGCAGATATCCGAG AGCGTTGCTGATTCTAGATGATATCTGGGACAGTACAGTGCTGAAGGCGTTCGATATCCACTGTCGGATTCTTTTGACCACCAGAAATAGAAGCCTCGCTGATTCTGTTAGTG gtgcTAAACATGAGGTGGAAGTGGAGAGTGGTCTGGATGAAAAAAAGGGGCTGGAGATCCTCGCTCTGTACACTAACACTAAACTCCAGGGACTTCCTGAGGAGGCTCGCAGCATTGTCAGAGAATGCAAAG GTTCCCCTCTGGTTGTCTCCCTGATCGGGGCTCTACTCAAAGAGAAACCTAACCGTTGGCGTTACTACCTCGGCCAGCTGCAGCAGAAGCAGTTCAAGCGTATAAGGAAGTCATCGTCTTATGACTACGACGCCCTCGACCAAGCCATGGCGGCCAGCATTGAAGTCCTACCTGATGAACATCGAGAGCTCTACAAGGACTTTACTGTGCTGGAGAAGGACATCAAAGTCCCTGCAAAG GTGCTGTCTGTTCTTTGGGACTTGGAGCCGGAGGATGTGGAGGACATTCTTGGGGAGTTTGTCAACAAGTCTCTGCTTTTTATGGACAGTCACAATAAACCCAACCTGTACTACCTCCATGACCTCCAGCTTGACTTCCTGGTGGAGCAGAATCGCACTCAGCTTGAG agccTCCACGCTAAGGTGGTTCATCAGTACCAGCAGCACTACAGAGATGGTCCCCCCACCTCTGGAGATGAGGAATGTCTCTACTGGATCAGATTCCTCACCTACCACATGGCCAAAGCCAACCTCTcccag gAGCTCTACTCCCTCATGTTTTCTCTGGACTGGGTCAGCATCAAGTCCAAGATAATGGGACCAGCTCACCTCATCAATGACTATGTGGAGTTTGGACCCATTCTGGACAAAGAG AACAGTGAAGTGCGTAGTCAATTCCAAGAGTTTCTGTCTCTGAACGGCCACCAGCTGGAGCAGCGTCCTTTCCCTGACGTGGTGCAGCTTGCTCTGTCTCAGCCACATACCTCCGAGGTGTACAGACAGGCTCTGCTACAGGCGCAGGACCGGACCAGCAAAGGGAAACTCTACTTCGACTGGCT GAATAAGAGCAGTGTAGAGAGTCTGTCCCGTCTGGTGATCCACCCCCACCAGGGCTCCATCTACTCCGCCTGCTTCTCCCATGATGGAGCCAAGATCGCCACCAGTGGAGCTAGCAAGACAGTCAAG GTGTTTAAAAGCACCTCAGGTGAGAATCTCGCAGAGATCCAGGCCCATGATGATGAGGTGCTCTGCTGTGCCTTCTCCCCCAATGACCATCTCCTAGCAACCTGCTCCAGTGACAGGAAAGTCAAG GTGTGGAACCTGGAGCGAGCCCTGCTGTTAAGGGTCTTTGACGAGCATGAGGAGCAGGTCAACTACTGTCAGTTTACCAACACAGCACGACGCCTCCTGCTGGCCACCTGCTCCAACGACAAATGCTTAAATGCCAAG TTGTGGAACCTCAACAAGCCATCCTCCCAGAACACCTTGTTTGGCCACTTCGAGCCAGTCAACCACTGCTGTTTCTCCCCTGATGACACCTATGTGTCCACTTCCTCTAATGACGGTACCGTTAAG CTGTTTCAGGTGTCGTCTGCCAATGAGTGGAAGACAATCAATGTGAGGGACATGTTTACAGAGAGCGATGAAGAGGTCCCTGTCAAGTGCAGCACCTGGACTGCTGACGGCAAACGCATCATATGTGCAGCCAGGAACGCTGTTCTG GTGTTTGACGTGGAGACATCGGACATGTTGTTGGAGATCAGAACAAATCGTCTGAGCACGGTGCAGTACTGTCACGCATGTGCTACCAGTAACCTGCTGGCTATCGCGTTCTCCAACTATGCTGTGGAG CTGTGGGACTTGGAGGCCAATAAGAAGATGGCTGACTGCAGTGGTCACCTGAGTTGGGTTCAGCGTGTCCAATTCTCTCCTGACGGCTCACAGCTGCTCTCCTGCTCTTACGACCAGACTGTCAGG TTATGGGAGACTAAGAAGGTGCACACCACCTCAGCTGTCTGCCTGAAAAGAGACTCTGACGTTCTCTTCAATAATGAAGAAATAATAGTGTCAGCTGCAGACAACCGCAACAGACTGCAG gtgcgTGATGGCAGGACAGGATCAGTGCTGTTCCAGTCGGAGGAGAAGTCGTCCAGGATCCGGTGTACGTGTATGTGCAGGCAGCTTTCTGCTGTGGTCCTGGGCCAGGAAGATGGGACTGTAAAG GTGTTGGAAGTCCCCTCTGGGAAGCTCCTAGCCTCTCTGCTGGGACACACCAAGACGGTGCTGCACTGCCAGTTCAGCCAGAACGGCCAAACACTTATCACGTCCTCCGAGGACACCACCATAAGG GTGTGGAGGTGGCAGTCTGGGGAGTGTAAAGTACTGCAGGGTCACAAGGAACAGGTCAGatgcttctctctgctctccagCTCACCGGCCGACACAAGACTGCTGTCCTGGTCCTTCGACGGCACTGTCAAG ATGTGGGACATAGAAAGTGGAGAGAAGCTGCAGGACATCGAAGCTCATCGGGAAACCATTCTATCCTGTCATGTCTCGCCAGATGGATGCCTCTTCGCCACCACCTCTGCTGACAAGACTGCTAAG TTGTGGCACTGCGAGTCCTGGCAGTGTATCCGCACACTGAGCGGCCACCAAGACTGTGTCCGAAGCTGCCGATTCTCCTGGGACGGCCGACGCCTCGCAACAGGAGATGACAATGGAGAGATTCGG CTCTGGAGCGTCAAGGATGGCTCTTTGCTGAAGATTTGTTCCCGGGAAGGTAAAGACGGTATGGACTCGCTGCACGGAGGCTGGGTGACCGACCTGCACTTCTCCCCCGACAACTCTCTTCTGGTCTCAACTGGCGGTTACATCAAG
- the apaf1 gene encoding apoptotic protease-activating factor 1 isoform X2, whose protein sequence is MALQERARSCLLRFRHRLEQDIKSSYLMDHMISDGVLTVDEEERINNKPTKKDQAVALLDLLLRKDNRAYISFYNALVKETYNDLASLLHDDLPQTSPDAHKSSYVSFTPCVETVLSEGGVPQRPVVFVNRPELVNRVREKLYRLQKDPGWITVFGMAGSGKSVLAAEAVRDRDLIKECFPGGIHWLSIGQLDKPDLLVKIQSLCYRLEQSLDSQSLHRTPNSLDEAKERLRFLMLRRYPRALLILDDIWDSTVLKAFDIHCRILLTTRNRSLADSVSGAKHEVEVESGLDEKKGLEILALYTNTKLQGLPEEARSIVRECKGSPLVVSLIGALLKEKPNRWRYYLGQLQQKQFKRIRKSSSYDYDALDQAMAASIEVLPDEHRELYKDFTVLEKDIKVPAKVLSVLWDLEPEDVEDILGEFVNKSLLFMDSHNKPNLYYLHDLQLDFLVEQNRTQLESLHAKVVHQYQQHYRDGPPTSGDEECLYWIRFLTYHMAKANLSQELYSLMFSLDWVSIKSKIMGPAHLINDYVEFGPILDKENSEVRSQFQEFLSLNGHQLEQRPFPDVVQLALSQPHTSEVYRQALLQAQDRTSKGKLYFDWLNKSSVESLSRLVIHPHQGSIYSACFSHDGAKIATSGASKTVKVFKSTSGENLAEIQAHDDEVLCCAFSPNDHLLATCSSDRKVKVWNLERALLLRVFDEHEEQVNYCQFTNTARRLLLATCSNDKCLNAKLWNLNKPSSQNTLFGHFEPVNHCCFSPDDTYVSTSSNDGTVKLFQVSSANEWKTINVRDMFTESDEEVPVKCSTWTADGKRIICAARNAVLVFDVETSDMLLEIRTNRLSTVQYCHACATSNLLAIAFSNYAVELWDLEANKKMADCSGHLSWVQRVQFSPDGSQLLSCSYDQTVRLWETKKVHTTSAVCLKRDSDVLFNNEEIIVSAADNRNRLQVRDGRTGSVLFQSEEKSSRIRCTCMCRQLSAVVLGQEDGTVKAAGLTASQVLRTVSCRIRRLLTSFRGLVLAVGLCTGSVQVLEVPSGKLLASLLGHTKTVLHCQFSQNGQTLITSSEDTTIRVWRWQSGECKVLQGHKEQVRCFSLLSSSPADTRLLSWSFDGTVKMWDIESGEKLQDIEAHRETILSCHVSPDGCLFATTSADKTAKLWHCESWQCIRTLSGHQDCVRSCRFSWDGRRLATGDDNGEIRLWSVKDGSLLKICSREGKDGMDSLHGGWVTDLHFSPDNSLLVSTGGYIKWWDVEKGEALQTFYPRGTALKRIHVSSDFSTFVTIDSIGILYILQKVV, encoded by the exons CCCACCAAGAAGGATCAGGCTGTGGCCCTGCTGGATCTGCTGCTGAGGAAGGACAACCGTGCCTACATCTCCTTTTACAACGCCCTGGTCAAGGAGACATACAATGATTTGGCCAGTCTGCTTCATGATGACCTACCGCAGACGTCACCTGATGCACATAAGAGTTCCTATGTTAGCTTCACACCCTGTG TCGAGACAGTGCTCAGTGAAGGTGGGGTACCACAGAGGCCCGTTGTGTTTGTCAACAGACCAGAGCTTGTGAACCGTGTCAGGGAGAAACTCTACCGGCTGCAGAAGGACCCTGGCTGGATCACTGTCTTTGGAATGGCTGGCTCGGGCAAATCCGTCCTGGCTGCTGAGGCTGTCCGAGACCGTGACCTCATTAAAG AGTGCTTCCCCGGAGGCATTCACTGGCTGTCCATCGGCCAGCTGGACAAACCAGACTTGCTGGTGAAGATCCAGTCATTGTGTTATCGTCTGGAGCAGAGCCTGGATTCCCAGTCCCTCCACCGCACGCCCAACTCTCTGGATGAGGCCAAGGAGCGCCTGCGCTTCCTCATGCTGCGCAGATATCCGAG AGCGTTGCTGATTCTAGATGATATCTGGGACAGTACAGTGCTGAAGGCGTTCGATATCCACTGTCGGATTCTTTTGACCACCAGAAATAGAAGCCTCGCTGATTCTGTTAGTG gtgcTAAACATGAGGTGGAAGTGGAGAGTGGTCTGGATGAAAAAAAGGGGCTGGAGATCCTCGCTCTGTACACTAACACTAAACTCCAGGGACTTCCTGAGGAGGCTCGCAGCATTGTCAGAGAATGCAAAG GTTCCCCTCTGGTTGTCTCCCTGATCGGGGCTCTACTCAAAGAGAAACCTAACCGTTGGCGTTACTACCTCGGCCAGCTGCAGCAGAAGCAGTTCAAGCGTATAAGGAAGTCATCGTCTTATGACTACGACGCCCTCGACCAAGCCATGGCGGCCAGCATTGAAGTCCTACCTGATGAACATCGAGAGCTCTACAAGGACTTTACTGTGCTGGAGAAGGACATCAAAGTCCCTGCAAAG GTGCTGTCTGTTCTTTGGGACTTGGAGCCGGAGGATGTGGAGGACATTCTTGGGGAGTTTGTCAACAAGTCTCTGCTTTTTATGGACAGTCACAATAAACCCAACCTGTACTACCTCCATGACCTCCAGCTTGACTTCCTGGTGGAGCAGAATCGCACTCAGCTTGAG agccTCCACGCTAAGGTGGTTCATCAGTACCAGCAGCACTACAGAGATGGTCCCCCCACCTCTGGAGATGAGGAATGTCTCTACTGGATCAGATTCCTCACCTACCACATGGCCAAAGCCAACCTCTcccag gAGCTCTACTCCCTCATGTTTTCTCTGGACTGGGTCAGCATCAAGTCCAAGATAATGGGACCAGCTCACCTCATCAATGACTATGTGGAGTTTGGACCCATTCTGGACAAAGAG AACAGTGAAGTGCGTAGTCAATTCCAAGAGTTTCTGTCTCTGAACGGCCACCAGCTGGAGCAGCGTCCTTTCCCTGACGTGGTGCAGCTTGCTCTGTCTCAGCCACATACCTCCGAGGTGTACAGACAGGCTCTGCTACAGGCGCAGGACCGGACCAGCAAAGGGAAACTCTACTTCGACTGGCT GAATAAGAGCAGTGTAGAGAGTCTGTCCCGTCTGGTGATCCACCCCCACCAGGGCTCCATCTACTCCGCCTGCTTCTCCCATGATGGAGCCAAGATCGCCACCAGTGGAGCTAGCAAGACAGTCAAG GTGTTTAAAAGCACCTCAGGTGAGAATCTCGCAGAGATCCAGGCCCATGATGATGAGGTGCTCTGCTGTGCCTTCTCCCCCAATGACCATCTCCTAGCAACCTGCTCCAGTGACAGGAAAGTCAAG GTGTGGAACCTGGAGCGAGCCCTGCTGTTAAGGGTCTTTGACGAGCATGAGGAGCAGGTCAACTACTGTCAGTTTACCAACACAGCACGACGCCTCCTGCTGGCCACCTGCTCCAACGACAAATGCTTAAATGCCAAG TTGTGGAACCTCAACAAGCCATCCTCCCAGAACACCTTGTTTGGCCACTTCGAGCCAGTCAACCACTGCTGTTTCTCCCCTGATGACACCTATGTGTCCACTTCCTCTAATGACGGTACCGTTAAG CTGTTTCAGGTGTCGTCTGCCAATGAGTGGAAGACAATCAATGTGAGGGACATGTTTACAGAGAGCGATGAAGAGGTCCCTGTCAAGTGCAGCACCTGGACTGCTGACGGCAAACGCATCATATGTGCAGCCAGGAACGCTGTTCTG GTGTTTGACGTGGAGACATCGGACATGTTGTTGGAGATCAGAACAAATCGTCTGAGCACGGTGCAGTACTGTCACGCATGTGCTACCAGTAACCTGCTGGCTATCGCGTTCTCCAACTATGCTGTGGAG CTGTGGGACTTGGAGGCCAATAAGAAGATGGCTGACTGCAGTGGTCACCTGAGTTGGGTTCAGCGTGTCCAATTCTCTCCTGACGGCTCACAGCTGCTCTCCTGCTCTTACGACCAGACTGTCAGG TTATGGGAGACTAAGAAGGTGCACACCACCTCAGCTGTCTGCCTGAAAAGAGACTCTGACGTTCTCTTCAATAATGAAGAAATAATAGTGTCAGCTGCAGACAACCGCAACAGACTGCAG gtgcgTGATGGCAGGACAGGATCAGTGCTGTTCCAGTCGGAGGAGAAGTCGTCCAGGATCCGGTGTACGTGTATGTGCAGGCAGCTTTCTGCTGTGGTCCTGGGCCAGGAAGATGGGACTGTAAAG GCAGCAGGGCTGACAGCTAGTCAGGTACTGAGGACTGTTAGCTGCAGGATCCGACGACTGTTGACATCCTTCAGGGGGTTGGTGCTGGCTGTAGGGCTATGTACAGGCAGTGTACAG GTGTTGGAAGTCCCCTCTGGGAAGCTCCTAGCCTCTCTGCTGGGACACACCAAGACGGTGCTGCACTGCCAGTTCAGCCAGAACGGCCAAACACTTATCACGTCCTCCGAGGACACCACCATAAGG GTGTGGAGGTGGCAGTCTGGGGAGTGTAAAGTACTGCAGGGTCACAAGGAACAGGTCAGatgcttctctctgctctccagCTCACCGGCCGACACAAGACTGCTGTCCTGGTCCTTCGACGGCACTGTCAAG ATGTGGGACATAGAAAGTGGAGAGAAGCTGCAGGACATCGAAGCTCATCGGGAAACCATTCTATCCTGTCATGTCTCGCCAGATGGATGCCTCTTCGCCACCACCTCTGCTGACAAGACTGCTAAG TTGTGGCACTGCGAGTCCTGGCAGTGTATCCGCACACTGAGCGGCCACCAAGACTGTGTCCGAAGCTGCCGATTCTCCTGGGACGGCCGACGCCTCGCAACAGGAGATGACAATGGAGAGATTCGG CTCTGGAGCGTCAAGGATGGCTCTTTGCTGAAGATTTGTTCCCGGGAAGGTAAAGACGGTATGGACTCGCTGCACGGAGGCTGGGTGACCGACCTGCACTTCTCCCCCGACAACTCTCTTCTGGTCTCAACTGGCGGTTACATCAAG